In Sesamum indicum cultivar Zhongzhi No. 13 linkage group LG8, S_indicum_v1.0, whole genome shotgun sequence, the sequence GTGAACTGTGAGGCACCGACGTACTAGAGTCTTCTATAGTTTAGAGAAATAGGACATAATGAAGTGTAAGAAGTGAGATACTGTCTTAGAAACTCAATCCATGTGATATCACATGTTATTGGCATTAGTCAATAGAGTCAGTGCTGCTAGATTTATTCTCTTAAAAGTTTACAGGGAGATTGCAATATTGCTGCACATGAGCTGTTTCTTGGCAAGTTGCAGCTGCAGCAAGATTTCAGAGATCTTGTTTCAAACTGGGACAGAGCTATACGAAGggaaaatcaataatttacgCCGATGGTTCATGTCCTACTTGCCACACGCGCACTCCCACACACACAATGGATTAGAAcacttatttcttttaaaaaaaaaattgtaagacAAATTGTGAGACGTGTGCGCAAAATAGAAAGAACTAAATACAAGACATAAGTTTGACgtgatttgaaaattgtttCTATCTCCGATTTGGTCGATGCTCTAACATCTAGAATTGCTCGAGTACTTTTCCTTACTAGAAGAGAGTTCAGAGAGCCATCCATCAACTATTTAATCTAAGATGcctgaaatattttaaaattaaaactttaacCTCGCCTAATGCATTATATGCCATAAAAATTTGTGGCCCGTAATAGCTGAGTCCAAATGTAATGATGAATCAGACTTCACACTCAATTTTACGTTTTGAACTTGAGAGTGCTTGTACATAGTACATGAATACAAAcgttgatatttttatattgcagTAAGGTTTAAGTGTTACAGACAGTAGAAGATGCAAGAACTTCACATTCTTGCCGTAGGCAGGTTAGTATTAGAAGACTAGTTAACAAATATTTGGACATTTTAATTTGAGTTACTGTAATCTGTAGCCACTTATTACTTTTCATTATTGTTCATAAATATCAGGGCTTCTTCAAAATTTGCATCGAGCATGCACGTTAAACAAACCGAGTTCATGCCAAGAGTACAGTGTAATGTAGGAGGAGCTAACAAAGTTAAGAACTGATATATGTTATTccttaattaatgaaaagaaagtGGCTGATGATAAAAACTGATTAGTCCAAACTGATACAGATTACTAGGTAGAAATAACATGACATGATGGAAATAATCGATGGTGGGCTTAagagtttttattatttcaggGGCACTTGACTGTGTATCCATGGATCATCACATTATCCCAGTTGCTGCACTTCATGAATCCAGGCACGCATTTGCACTTGGCGCAGCAGGCAGTGCAAGTTTTCATACACGGTCGTTTTGGGCTAACTGGCTTGCAGTATGATGTACACATTGCCACACAACCTACAAACGTAAAGCAAAATGAGAACATGAGAGATAAACAGAACAGACTGTGTGAATTCTAAAACAATAGATTATGATTTCTCATCTGGTTTTGAGGTTTATGTCGCTTGTATTTGTTTCAGTACCATGTGGGGGAGAGACTGGTGGATGGACTGGTGCCTTCGGTGGGGAGTGAACGGGGGACTTGGCTGGTGCATGAACTGGGGCATGCACCGGAGCCTTCTTGGGAGTGTGGATGGGGGACTTGGCTGGTGCATGAACTGGAACCTTCTTGGGAGCATGGACAGGGGCTTTGGCTGGTGCATGGACTGGAGCATTGGCTGGTGCATGGGCCGGTGCTTTGGCatgatggtgatgatgatgattataATGCTATAACAATTGCAAGCAAGAAAATCAGGTTAACGCAGCATTAATCTGATGCATGGTAATGAAGTTATTGAAGTTTGAAGTATGCATGCAGTTCAGTACTAATTACTCAAGACAACGCAATCAAGTATGAAGGATCAAGAATCTGACCTCAGTTTCAATATTATCTACATCTTCAACAGATGAGCCCTGCAATGACAATACACATCAGTTTTTCTGAAAACTAATAACATCGACAGATATATACAGTAGTCTAATCAAAAGAATGtcggaaaaaatgcaaataccATTCTTGTAGCCAAGAGGACAAAGGCTAAAAGAAAGAGGATGGTTTTGAAAGCCATTTTCAGATAGAATAGAAAGAACTGAGTTTTCTTAGTGTTATTTACTGATGAATGGTGGTGGATTCTGTGAAGCGGATGGAGGTATTTATATAGACAGAAAAGGCAAAACGGGCAGTAAGGTATGCATGAAAAGTTGGTACCAGTGGGGTTGGGTTTCGAAACTTTGCAACACCAGATGAATACAAGAATATAGTATAACATATGCAGCTACTTGTTTAAAGTACTATAATTATTCACTTGGCTCAATGAAACtgtcattaaattaatattttttcttccttaaAGAATGTATTTAGCATAAATATTACAACCTTAGCAGCATGAATTAGTGCAAGAATTTGTACTCTTAGTTTTGACCAACATTATCATCTTTTCGGCTACTTGCTGAATATTCACCAAGCAAGTAACCTTATCCTCTGCAAATTCATCATTATTATCAGCCCAACTGAGAATTTCATTTGGCATTCCACATGTTCTACctaattcaaattatgaaaCGTAAATGGCATCACCCGGTCGAGCCAGTTGCAACGAAGGCTAAATATGAGTTGACTTTATAGCATCCATCGGGTAAACGCAGTTCGTTTTCTTGATGATACAATGCTACAGACTAGTGGGTTCGAGTAGTTTGATACTGTTCGTGTTCTTTATGTATGTTTGTTACTATTAGAGTAGCAAATAAGTTAACATGTGCAGTAACATGTTATGTTCAATTGTTTATAGATTTGAGTTTTACAAGATTTAAGTCAAATTACAAGTTGTGTATCAAGCTATCAAAATCCAGATAATAACTGGAGCAGGTGAATTCAATGGAGCCTGGAGGTGTTTGCCTCTGATACCGCCTGCAGTAAGAGTTTTTAGTCAGATGAAACGCACAGTTTTTGGACTTGACGACTATTCCAAGCAAGAAAGCAGAAAACAAGTCCCAAGTCGTCTGTGATTTTCATTCGTTCCATATACAAACAGCTTTATCTGCTTATATTTTCAACTGGAAATTGAAAACTggaaataaaaacacaaataaacTGGCCAGTTTTTTTGGGTCCTTGTATAGCTGGGGCATCAATAAATCAATGCAAAAAGATTGCTTCATccataatttcagaaaaaccTGCACAAAAACGGGGAAAACCACATAATAATTGTTGAGGGGTGGATGGCTCAAGGACGAGGCTGAAGTGAATAAGCAATGGCCCACGgtagtatttaaaaataaattcttaaagCTGGTGAAAATGTTTTCTGGCCAGTCACTAAGTGTGACAACCATTTACTACACAAAAATCTGAAAAGATGAAAAGTAAGTTTGAGacttctaatatatattttcagggGCAACCATACAagaatttaatcatattttgcTTTAGATGCTCAGAACTATTCGACTGGGATTGCATCAACAGACAAGAATTATACAGCAATCAGAAGTTAATTGGGTATTAAACTACTAGTGATGAGCCGTAAGGTACATCCTACCATGCACCAGATTCTCAAAATCCTGGGGTAAAAGATATACAAATTTATCGAGTTCACAAATCTAAGGAATAAAAGATCTAGCTGAAAGCTTCTTCATCCTGGAAGCTCAAATTCAGAGTTTGTAACTTGAAGCCCGAACCTTGTATAGTCTCAACCAAATTTGGCCACCCCAGTCGCTCGTACCATTGTTTGCTTTCTTAAGtacagaaaagaagaaaagatgcCGGCTCTACATTAGACATGAATTagtgaaaaaacaaaaggagatCATCTACTATTAAGTAGATTGTTacttctaaccaataaatggTATGAATGGGTCGACGGGATATCTTGTACATCTAAAACCCCCCGAAACCCCGGGAACGGTGTTTCTTCATGTTGCATagattaatttacaataacCAAGGATATTTGTCATTTAAAGGTTCCATAAAGTAAGAGCTTCTGGCTCCAGTTTTAGAGCTGCCCAAGTAACATCCATTTAGAGAGAAAACAAATGGCAAAACCCAAATAGACTATCCACTTATTTCCAGTAAAATTTGCTTCTTGAAGGATGTGTtaatatgatattgaaaataaccTCCACGCTCGCAATGCCCTCAAGATATCGTACTTTGAGATGGGTAATGCCTTCCATTCCCTGCAAACATATGAATTGAGACATGAACAAGGATCCGAATGCATGGACCAAAGATTTATCTACAGTTCCATCCAATTATAAgataaacatatttttgcaATACTTTGCTTGAAGATAGTCAAGTATCTGTGGAATAACAGTTAACATGCAACAGGGTGAAGAGGCAGGTAAGATTTTCAGTCACGTGAATTTGAGAAGGGCGAGAGAGGAGAATACCTCCAAAGCCTTGGTAACAGCAGGAACAATTGAATCAAAAAATTTAGGCCTTTCATCAAACACTTGAACCCACCCAGCAACTAAGCAACAAAGCGCACAAACTAGTACCTGAAAAAACATGGTAAGCGCGTCCGCAGGCGAGACGGCAACAGAAACAGTCGGATCGGAGGCGGCACCGGCCGGCTGCGTGGATGGTTCTTGTTCTGCGACAAGGATGCCTTGTTCCTCAGCCACAGCCTTCAATTTCGAGGGCCTTAAAAGACTATGCTTGTGGAAGTTCACCCCTGATGAAGTGCAAGAAACGGCgaaattcttgaaatgggAATGAGAATTGATGCGAGTGAAGTGGAATTGAAGTGGGCATGTAGGAGggagaaaagaagaattgGGTGTAGAAATTGAGGAGCATGCAGACGCGGAAGCCATGATCATCGATATCCAACAGCTACTACGAGTTCTGAAAAACCACTGCTCTCTTTCTGTCCTATCCACAGAGAGAGAAGTTATGAGGACTTTCTAAACTTgaattattagttattatttatactttttcctCAGTaagtaaaattcttttatttttttattaaaatttatatttaatataatattatataatatcaacatgaaactattttataattaagaaaaacttcaaattatcaaaaattgaAGAGAAGAAACAGTATAATTCACTGACCTGAAAAGGCGGATAAATACATTTGTAGGTATTTTAAGATACCAAATTccaattggataaaaaaacaaacatctaTTTAGTATTTGAACTTGGAAATTGATGTTAGTAAGCTTTCCCAGCAATTGCTCTTAGTTTTGCGATGTATGGTCCCCATCATTTGTATGTTCAACATTCGAACTCCCTAAAACAGAGATAAATAAAGAGATTGAAGATAAGTGGTCAAATTAGCCTACCAATTTCTCATTCCAACTTGTGGGAGTATTTGGATTGAACC encodes:
- the LOC105167698 gene encoding nischarin-like isoform X1, whose translation is MYLSAFSEREQWFFRTRSSCWISMIMASASACSSISTPNSSFLPPTCPLQFHFTRINSHSHFKNFAVSCTSSGVNFHKHSLLRPSKLKAVAEEQGILVAEQEPSTQPAGAASDPTVSVAVSPADALTMFFQGMEGITHLKVRYLEGIASVEGSSVEDVDNIETEHYNHHHHHHAKAPAHAPANAPVHAPAKAPVHAPKKVPVHAPAKSPIHTPKKAPVHAPVHAPAKSPVHSPPKAPVHPPVSPPHGCVAMCTSYCKPVSPKRPCMKTCTACCAKCKCVPGFMKCSNWDNVMIHGYTVKCP
- the LOC105167698 gene encoding nischarin-like isoform X2, giving the protein MIMASASACSSISTPNSSFLPPTCPLQFHFTRINSHSHFKNFAVSCTSSGVNFHKHSLLRPSKLKAVAEEQGILVAEQEPSTQPAGAASDPTVSVAVSPADALTMFFQGMEGITHLKVRYLEGIASVEGSSVEDVDNIETEHYNHHHHHHAKAPAHAPANAPVHAPAKAPVHAPKKVPVHAPAKSPIHTPKKAPVHAPVHAPAKSPVHSPPKAPVHPPVSPPHGCVAMCTSYCKPVSPKRPCMKTCTACCAKCKCVPGFMKCSNWDNVMIHGYTVKCP